A single window of Xylocopilactobacillus apicola DNA harbors:
- a CDS encoding ATP-binding protein, protein MIIKKVNIFGFGKWVDTSFDTADDFHIFYGLNEAGKTTLRAFIRGVLFGFGKKTDTDKYKPRFGSSFGGELLVSQNGVDYLIRRVGGLRSRSGSVIVTSEGKEYDESKLHELLGAADLSLYENIFEFDENALNEVFRLKKDDFTDQILHIGMTGSQDWLNLSNSLASDAGTIFKPSGTKPLLNLAMKEHRDLEKKVSEAGQENNIFNELQQQNKELSQNKEQIHQQIEKKNNTIKKLQQLNDNWHNYDEYLTLLNSISNRRNLDVDLYDDFMKQKKDFETAKEDLKIAREEVDKITESTITNNPRYAFYLDNKEEFDDLESKLSEVTSVCEKNEKISDQIAELTKDQNDLLVKNAFKMETEEMSKEDYLHGLELKRNYDELEDVRASIQGRTTIDSPKSTKAAARNRSKKNWAPTIICLLIGLVVGAVGMMMGSIGHIVSIAGVIIGVLAAIISYVVSSPVNTREPDESAVVDDKTRIEDELKHVNLRMQDLVRELTNLKDKYRYEYPIDTFLGFQLDLKKLHENAEKKKKLEEDQDKYWEQVNDYFSEFDFAKNWIQIQLKDQVATLNLISSFFEDMANISTVNAQNEEKKKFYVTKINKLNFEMDDANKEMARLLRDNGLQSEMELEVYHHDLLNRERQREQLKIYESNLSSLLPELKKFDNYEQLKWSLDQNSKDVKELTEQEREIGKEILSNQSQLQGVINTEKYDQLRQDLANLESRIESLTKSWITNYLGSNWIKAALDDATQERFPQIIDHASEYFNVLTDNRYRGINFEGDTINVERLDSQTFEIAELSQGTAEQLYVALRFAFAISFLDKIQLPLIIDDAFINFDVVRRAKVIELIQKLAVSTQLLFFTTDLGIRNQFVSSNHLTELIV, encoded by the coding sequence ATGATAATTAAAAAAGTTAACATCTTTGGTTTTGGTAAATGGGTTGATACAAGTTTTGATACTGCCGATGATTTTCATATTTTCTATGGTTTAAATGAAGCAGGTAAAACCACTTTAAGGGCTTTTATCCGTGGGGTTCTGTTTGGCTTTGGTAAAAAAACGGATACTGATAAATATAAGCCCCGCTTTGGTTCATCGTTTGGAGGGGAACTTTTAGTTTCTCAAAATGGCGTTGATTATCTGATTCGCCGAGTAGGGGGGTTACGTAGTCGTAGCGGCAGTGTAATAGTGACTTCTGAAGGCAAAGAATACGATGAAAGTAAGTTGCATGAACTTTTAGGAGCTGCAGATTTATCTCTTTATGAAAATATTTTTGAATTTGATGAAAATGCACTAAATGAGGTTTTTAGGTTAAAAAAAGATGATTTTACCGATCAAATTTTACACATCGGAATGACTGGCTCTCAAGATTGGCTAAATCTTAGTAATAGTCTAGCTAGTGATGCGGGAACAATTTTTAAACCTTCGGGAACTAAACCGCTCTTAAATTTAGCGATGAAAGAGCACCGAGATTTGGAGAAGAAGGTTTCTGAAGCAGGGCAAGAAAATAACATTTTTAATGAACTGCAGCAACAAAATAAAGAGCTTTCGCAAAATAAAGAGCAGATTCATCAACAAATTGAGAAAAAAAATAATACAATTAAAAAGTTGCAACAATTAAATGATAATTGGCATAACTATGACGAATATTTAACACTTTTAAATTCGATTTCAAACCGGAGAAATCTTGATGTTGATCTCTATGATGATTTTATGAAACAAAAAAAAGACTTTGAAACCGCAAAAGAAGATCTTAAAATAGCGCGGGAAGAAGTTGATAAAATCACAGAAAGTACGATTACCAACAATCCTCGGTATGCTTTTTATCTCGATAATAAGGAAGAATTTGATGATTTAGAAAGTAAACTTTCTGAAGTTACAAGTGTCTGTGAAAAAAATGAAAAAATTAGCGACCAGATCGCTGAATTGACAAAAGATCAAAATGATTTACTAGTTAAAAATGCTTTTAAGATGGAAACCGAGGAGATGTCTAAAGAGGATTATCTTCATGGATTAGAACTTAAAAGAAATTATGATGAGTTGGAAGATGTTCGGGCAAGCATTCAAGGGCGAACAACTATTGATAGTCCTAAATCAACAAAAGCTGCAGCTCGTAATCGGAGTAAAAAAAATTGGGCGCCAACAATCATTTGTCTTTTAATTGGTCTAGTGGTCGGAGCTGTTGGAATGATGATGGGGTCAATTGGGCATATCGTTAGTATTGCTGGAGTCATTATTGGAGTGCTAGCAGCGATTATAAGTTATGTTGTATCAAGTCCCGTTAATACGAGAGAACCAGATGAGTCTGCGGTTGTTGATGACAAAACAAGGATAGAAGATGAACTGAAGCATGTTAATCTAAGGATGCAGGATTTAGTTCGAGAATTAACGAACCTAAAAGATAAATATCGTTATGAATATCCAATTGATACTTTCTTAGGTTTTCAGCTTGATCTGAAGAAGCTTCATGAAAATGCTGAAAAAAAGAAAAAACTCGAAGAAGATCAAGACAAATATTGGGAACAAGTTAATGATTATTTTTCTGAGTTTGATTTTGCCAAAAATTGGATTCAAATTCAGCTTAAAGATCAAGTCGCAACATTGAATTTGATTAGCTCATTTTTTGAGGATATGGCTAATATTTCAACGGTTAATGCGCAAAATGAAGAGAAGAAGAAGTTCTATGTTACTAAAATTAATAAACTGAACTTTGAGATGGATGACGCAAATAAAGAAATGGCACGATTGCTTAGAGATAATGGTTTGCAATCTGAAATGGAATTAGAAGTCTATCATCATGATCTTTTGAATCGCGAAAGACAGCGAGAACAGCTTAAAATTTACGAAAGCAACCTAAGTAGTTTACTACCGGAACTTAAAAAATTTGATAATTACGAGCAGCTAAAATGGTCTCTTGATCAAAATAGTAAAGATGTTAAAGAACTTACGGAACAAGAACGTGAAATTGGTAAAGAGATTCTCAGTAATCAAAGCCAGTTGCAGGGAGTTATCAATACTGAAAAATATGATCAACTAAGACAAGATCTCGCTAATTTGGAATCAAGAATTGAAAGTTTAACTAAAAGTTGGATTACTAATTATTTAGGTAGCAATTGGATAAAAGCAGCTTTGGATGATGCAACGCAAGAAAGATTTCCTCAAATTATTGATCATGCGAGCGAATACTTCAATGTATTGACTGATAATCGTTATCGGGGAATAAATTTTGAAGGTGATACGATCAATGTTGAAAGACTTGATAGTCAAACGTTTGAAATAGCTGAGTTATCTCAAGGCACAGCTGAACAGTTATATGTTGCTTTGCGATTTGCTTTTGCAATAAGTTTCTTAGATAAAATCCAGTTACCATTAATTATTGATGATGCATTTATAAATTTTGACGTTGTCAGACGGGCTAAAGTAATCGAACTTATTCAAAAATTAGCAGTTTCTACTCAATTGTTATTCTTTACGACAGATCTAGGAATCAGAAATCAGTTTGTTTCTTCTAATCATTTAACAGAGCTGATAGTTTGA
- a CDS encoding peptidylprolyl isomerase, translating into MQKKFLAGTILSVSLLLVGCSSGSKNVATMKGKTITQDDYYTALKESSTGKQTLQNLVLADALEQKYGSKVKKSEIDKQYKNLEDQYGSSLPSMLKQSGYTESSYKKVLRNGLLATAALKDKQPTSSKKFKDALDSAWKNYTPKITVQHILVDDENTAKDLIKKYEEDPTEKNFSKLAKENSKDTSSKNNGGKIDPFDPKSSNLDSGFTAAAAKLNKEGDYTKEPVKYQTGNGYFIIRLIKKPAKGTLAEHKKELTDQVYTQWQKDTTVMNPIYGKVLKDVDAKIVDKDKDLKDVLSAFYQTQTPTQQQGATQQGSSNK; encoded by the coding sequence ATGCAAAAAAAGTTTTTAGCAGGGACTATTTTATCTGTTTCTCTCCTGCTCGTAGGTTGTTCCAGTGGTAGTAAAAATGTTGCCACGATGAAAGGTAAAACAATTACCCAGGATGATTATTATACAGCTTTAAAGGAATCTTCAACTGGAAAACAAACATTACAAAACTTGGTTTTAGCAGACGCGCTTGAACAAAAGTATGGTAGTAAAGTTAAAAAGTCTGAAATTGATAAGCAATATAAAAATTTAGAAGATCAATATGGCTCTAGCCTACCTAGTATGTTGAAGCAAAGTGGTTATACTGAATCATCTTACAAGAAAGTTCTCAGAAATGGCTTACTTGCAACAGCTGCTTTAAAAGACAAACAGCCAACCAGCAGCAAGAAGTTTAAAGACGCTTTAGACAGTGCTTGGAAGAACTATACTCCAAAAATCACTGTTCAACATATTTTAGTTGACGATGAAAATACAGCTAAAGATTTGATTAAGAAATATGAAGAAGACCCAACAGAAAAGAACTTTAGTAAATTAGCTAAAGAGAATTCTAAAGATACTTCTTCAAAGAACAATGGTGGTAAAATCGATCCTTTCGATCCAAAATCAAGTAACCTTGATAGTGGATTTACAGCTGCTGCTGCTAAGCTAAACAAAGAAGGCGATTATACAAAAGAACCAGTTAAGTATCAAACTGGAAATGGCTACTTTATTATTCGTTTAATCAAGAAACCTGCTAAAGGTACCTTAGCTGAGCATAAGAAGGAATTAACTGATCAGGTCTATACGCAATGGCAAAAAGATACAACAGTTATGAATCCAATTTATGGTAAAGTTCTTAAAGATGTTGATGCTAAAATTGTTGATAAGGATAAAGATTTGAAGGATGTTCTTTCGGCATTCTATCAGACTCAGACTCCTACTCAGCAACAAGGAGCTACACAGCAAGGTTCAAGCAATAAATAG
- a CDS encoding peptidylprolyl isomerase — MQTKKLAGVILSVSLLLVGCSSGNQAVATMKGKTITQEDYYKALKESQAGKSTLQNLILTDALEQKYNDKVKKSEIDAEYKKLEDQYKGSLPAMLKQAGYTESSYKKSIKSRLLAKAALKDKQPESSKKFKDALDSAWKSYSPKISVQSIQVDDENTAKDLIKKYEEDPTEANFSKLAKENSKDTSSKDNGGKLAEFDPKSTTNQQANLDTNLKEAAGKLKKQGDYTKEPVKGSTSGFYIIRLIKTPNKGKFADHKKELTEQIYNQWQSDATVMNPIYGKVLKEVDTKIVDKDKDLKDVLSSFYQTQTPTTQQNSNK; from the coding sequence ATGCAAACAAAAAAATTAGCAGGCGTAATCTTATCTGTATCTCTTCTGCTTGTAGGTTGTTCTAGTGGCAATCAAGCAGTTGCCACTATGAAGGGTAAAACGATTACCCAAGAAGATTATTATAAAGCCTTAAAGGAATCTCAAGCCGGAAAATCTACATTACAAAATTTGATTTTAACCGATGCTCTTGAGCAGAAGTATAATGACAAAGTTAAAAAATCTGAGATAGACGCTGAATACAAAAAATTAGAAGACCAATATAAAGGCAGCTTACCAGCTATGTTGAAGCAAGCCGGTTATACTGAGTCTTCATATAAGAAATCTATCAAGAGCCGTTTGCTTGCAAAAGCAGCTTTAAAAGATAAGCAACCAGAAAGCAGTAAGAAATTTAAGGATGCTTTAGACAGCGCTTGGAAGAGTTATTCTCCAAAAATTTCTGTTCAAAGTATTCAAGTCGATGACGAAAACACTGCTAAAGATCTGATTAAGAAATACGAAGAAGATCCAACCGAAGCAAACTTTAGCAAGTTGGCTAAAGAGAATTCTAAAGATACATCATCAAAGGATAACGGTGGAAAGTTAGCTGAATTTGATCCTAAATCAACAACAAACCAGCAAGCAAATCTCGATACGAATTTAAAAGAGGCTGCTGGAAAATTGAAAAAACAAGGCGATTACACCAAAGAACCAGTCAAAGGATCAACGAGCGGTTTCTATATTATTCGTTTAATTAAGACGCCAAACAAGGGTAAATTTGCTGATCACAAGAAAGAATTGACGGAACAAATTTATAATCAATGGCAATCTGATGCAACTGTTATGAATCCAATTTACGGTAAAGTCCTTAAGGAAGTTGACACTAAGATTGTTGATAAAGATAAAGATTTAAAGGATGTTCTATCTTCATTCTATCAAACCCAGACCCCTACTACTCAACAAAACTCAAACAAGTAA
- a CDS encoding HIT family protein, producing the protein MNDCIFCKIINGDVPSYKVYEDEFVYSFLDLSQTTLGHTLLIPKKHVKDVFEYDEKLAEAVFGRVPLVANALKQALPDLQGLNIINNNGELAGQSVFHSHIHFIPRYTNSDTFTLKFTDNSSHYQPERLAKLAEEIKNEI; encoded by the coding sequence TTGAATGATTGTATATTTTGTAAAATTATAAACGGAGATGTGCCAAGTTACAAAGTTTACGAAGATGAATTTGTTTACTCATTTTTGGACCTTTCGCAAACAACCCTTGGTCACACTCTTTTAATCCCAAAGAAACATGTAAAAGATGTTTTTGAATACGATGAAAAACTAGCAGAGGCTGTTTTTGGTAGAGTTCCCTTAGTGGCTAACGCTCTTAAACAAGCGTTACCAGACCTTCAGGGATTAAACATCATCAACAACAATGGAGAGCTAGCTGGTCAATCAGTATTTCACTCCCACATCCATTTTATACCACGATACACCAATAGCGATACCTTTACGCTGAAATTTACTGATAATAGTTCTCATTATCAACCTGAGCGATTAGCTAAATTAGCGGAGGAAATCAAAAATGAAATTTAA
- a CDS encoding ABC transporter ATP-binding protein, whose protein sequence is MSLKLLHVSGGYSNLLILRDVSFEIKKGEVLALIGLNGAGKSTTIKHILGLLTPVSGKITIDDQTISNDFSAYEKKIAYVPEQPDFYRQLTLQEHLDLVMEVYRSDDDKTRNEAKRLLKMFRLEDKLDWLPVHFSKGMQQKMMLTAALMLDCELLIIDEPFVGLDPVAIDDLIKLINEKKKSGKSVLMSTHILANAQNLADQFVLLNQGRVQAQGNLDEVRQTVGMPKASLEEIYLKLAKGEFKQ, encoded by the coding sequence ATGTCACTTAAATTATTGCACGTGTCCGGAGGTTATTCAAATTTACTTATTCTCCGTGACGTTAGTTTTGAAATTAAAAAAGGTGAAGTCCTGGCATTAATTGGGTTAAATGGTGCCGGTAAATCGACTACTATTAAGCATATTTTGGGGCTGTTAACTCCCGTATCTGGGAAGATCACGATTGATGATCAGACAATTTCAAATGATTTTTCTGCTTACGAAAAAAAAATTGCTTATGTTCCAGAGCAGCCAGATTTTTACCGGCAGTTGACGCTACAGGAACATCTTGATTTAGTAATGGAAGTTTATCGATCAGATGACGATAAGACCAGAAATGAAGCCAAAAGATTACTGAAAATGTTCCGGCTTGAAGATAAACTCGATTGGCTGCCCGTTCATTTTTCCAAAGGAATGCAGCAAAAAATGATGCTTACAGCAGCTTTAATGCTTGATTGCGAGTTGCTTATCATTGATGAACCTTTTGTGGGTCTTGATCCGGTAGCAATTGACGATTTAATCAAATTGATTAATGAAAAAAAGAAAAGCGGGAAGTCGGTTTTAATGTCAACTCATATTTTGGCTAATGCTCAGAATCTTGCTGATCAATTTGTACTTTTAAACCAGGGAAGAGTTCAAGCTCAAGGAAACTTGGATGAAGTTCGTCAAACTGTTGGGATGCCCAAAGCTTCTTTAGAAGAAATTTATTTAAAACTGGCGAAGGGTGAATTTAAGCAATGA